The DNA segment GTAATTTGTTGAGACCCTGATGACAAATCTGACGCTTGCGTTAGATGCGATGGGGGGCGACTTTGGTCCCCGCATCACAGTGCCTGCAACTTTGCAGGCACTTCGCTTAAACCCCCTTCTAAAAATCGTACTAGTTGGCGACAAGTCGCAAATAGACGAGCATTTAGTTTCTGCCGAACCGGCAATAAAGAATCGCATCGAAATAAAACATACGACTGAAGTAGTCGCTATGTCAGATCGTCCTGTTCATGCCCTAAGAAACCGTAAACAAAGCTCAATGCGTTTAGCAATAGAGTTAGTGCGTGACGGTAAGGCGCAAGCGTGTCTGAGCGCTGGCAATACAGGTGCGTTAATGGCCATGTCTAAAGTGCTTCTTAAGACTTTGCCAGGTATCGATCGTCCTGCACTGGTAACCTGCTTACCCGCAGTAAATAATACGCCTGTTTATTTACTCGATTTGGGCGCAAATATCTCTTGCGATTCTGAAACCTTATTTCAATTTGCGGTGATGGGCTCAGTGCTGAGTGAAACGGTTGATAAAACGGCCTCACCAAAAGTTGCTTTACTCAATGTGGGTATCGAAGAGATTAAAGGTAATGATCAGGTTCAACAGGCTGGTCAGTTACTGCAACAAATCCCTCAAATAAACTATACCGGTTTTATTGAGGGCGATGAGATTTACTCTGGTAATGTAGACGTGATCGTTTGTGATGGTTTTGTGGGTAATATCACTCTGAAAACCTCAGAGGGCATTGCTCGTTTACTGGTTCATCAGCTTAAAAAAGCACTAGGACAAGGTTTTTTTGTCCGACTCCTTGCAAAAATCATCGCTCCACGTATACGTTCTTTGTTAAATCAGATGAACCCCGACCACTATAATGGTGCAAGTCTGATAGGATTGCGCGGCATTGTAGTAAAAAGTCATGGGTGCGCAGATGAAGCTGCTTTTTTGCAAGCAATTACTTTGGCAGTAACCGAAGCGCAACGTCGACTCCCACAGATGATTGAAGATCGTCTAGAGTCGATTCTTTTAGACATTAATAGCTGATAAATTCCTTATGCATACAAAAATTCTTGGTACTGGTAGTTATCTACCGGTGCAGGTGCGTAGTAATCTCGATCTAGAAAAGATGGTTGAGACAACTGATCAATGGATCGTAGAACGTACTGGTATTTCAGAACGTAGAATCGCCGCGGCGGACGAAACTGTTGCCACCATGGGCTATCAAGCTGCGTTAAAAGCCATTGAAATGGCAGGTATCGAAGCCTCTGAAATCGACATGATCGTGTGCGGTACAACGAGCGCAAGTAATGCGTTTCCTGCCGCAGCATGTGAAATACAAGCCATGCTAGGCATTCATACTATTCCAGCATTTGATATTGCAGCGGCCTGTTCTGGTTTCGTTTACGCCTTGTCTATTGCCGATCAGTATGTAAAGTCAGGCGCAGCTAAAAATGTGTTAGTGATAGGTGCAGATGTACTTTCACGACTGTGTGAGCCAGAAGATCGCTCCACAATTATTCTATTTGGTGATGGTGCCGGTGCCGCCGTTGTTGGCGCATCAACAGAGCCGGGAATTATCTCTACTCATATTTTCGCCGATGGTCGCCAAGGTGATTTGCTAAAATGTTCTATACCGCCACGCAAAGGAGAAACTTCTGAAGCTGTGGGTTATATGACAATGAAAGGCAACGATGTATTTAAAGTTGCTGTGACTCAGTTATCTCATGTCGTGACAGAAACCCTGCGTCATAACAATATTGATAAATCAGAAATCGACTGGTTAGTTCCGCACCAGGCGAACTTTAGGATCATTAAAGCAACGGCGAAAAAACTTGATATGAGTTTAGATAAAGTCGTGTTAACACTGGCTAAGCACGGTAATACGTCTGCAGCTTCAGTGCCTATTGCGTTAGACGAAGCGGTTAGAGATGGACGTATTCAACGTGGCCAAATGTTGCTACTAGAAGCCTTCGGCGCAGGTTTTGCCTGGGGAAGTGCTTTAGTTCGTTTTTAATCGTCTTAGATAAAGTCATAGATATAGTCTTTGATAAAGTCTTATTGATAACAGTCAAAAGATGTTGATTTAAAAGGGTGAAAAATATGGAAAATACTGCTTTTGTATTCCCTGGACAAGGTTCTCAAGCATTGGGTATGTTAGCTGAGCTAGCACAAAACAATGCTATCATTACAGAAACCTTTGCCCAAGCAAGCAGCACGCTTGGATATGATTTATGGGAGCTTGTACAACAAGGTCCTGTTGAAACATTAAATGAAACGGATAAAACTCAGCCTGCTTTATTAGCGGCGAGTGTGGCTGTTTATCGTGCTTACTTAGCATCTGGCAAGGCTATGCCTTCAGTGATGGCAGGCCATAGTTTAGGCGAGTACTCCGCACTCGTATGTGCTGGAGTGATTGATTTTGAAGCGGCAATTAAATTAGTTGAGCTTCGTGGTCAGCTAATGCAGCAAGCGGTACCTGCGGGTACTGGTGCCATGTTTGCGATTATTGGCTTAGATAACGACGCCATTGCTAAAGCATGTGAAGAGGCATCTGAAGGCGATGTGGTGAGCCCTGTTAACTATAACAGTCCAGGCCAAGTGGTTATCGCAGGTGAAAAAGCGGCTGTTGAGCGCGCTGCTGCACTGTGCAAAGCCAATGGCGCAAAGATGGCCGTTGCATTGCCAGTAAGTGTGCCATCTCACTGCCAGTTAATGAAGCCTGCTGCCGATAAACTCGCAGTTGCACTAGAATCAATTGAGTTCAGCGAACCTTCAGTAAAAGTGATTAATAATGTTGATGTTGCGAGTCCAACTTCAGCGGCAGAAATTAAAGATGCATTAGTTCGTCAACTCTACTGTCCTGTGCGTTGGTCAGAAACTGTTGAGCTAATGGCTTCTGAAGGTGTGACTAATTTGTTTGAAATGGGACCTGGTAAAGTATTAACAGGCCTGACAAAACGTATTAATCGCTCGCTTTCAGCACAAGCTGTAAACGATGTAGCATCATTAACGGCGTTGACCGAATAAGGAAATCTGATGAGTATAAGTTTTGACCTGACTGGTAAAGTTGCTTTAGTTACTGGCGCTAGTCGTGGAATTGGGCGTGCGGTCGCAGAAACTCTCGTTTCAGCGGGCGCGGTTGTTATCGGTACCGCAACCAGTGAGCGCGGCGCAGAAGCAATTCAAGCCTATTTAGGTGATAAAGGCCACGGCCTTGTTTTAAACGTGACAGATGCTGATTCAGTAAAGGCCTTGTTTGAAACGATCAAAGCAACTGCTGGTGATGTTGATATTTTAGTCAACAACGCTGGGATCACGCGTGACAATTTGTTAATGCGAATGAAAGATGATGAATGGCAAGATATCATTGATACTAACCTGACATCTATATTCCGCACATCAAAAGCGGTGATGAGACCAATGATGAAAAAGCGTCATGGACGCATTATCAATATTGGCTCGGTGGTAGGCACCATGGGCAATGCAGGACAGACTAACTATTCTGCAGCTAAAGCTGGTTTGATTGGATTTACAAAATCTCTTGCAAGAGAGGTTGCATCTCGCCAAATTACAGTTAATGCTATTGCTCCTGGATTTATCCAGACAGATATGACGGATGAGCTGACGGAAGACCAGCAACAAGCTATTATGTCTCAGGTGCCAATGGAGAGACTTGGTCAGGCGCAGGAAATTGCTCACGCAGTCCTCTTTTTAGCGTCAGACTCTGCTGCTTACATCACGGGAGAAACTCTTCACGTGAATGGTGGCATGTACATGGTTTAACGAGTGACAGACTGCTATCACCTTGTGGGGTGATCTGCATCAACTGCGGGCTTGATTGTGGTTAGACCACGAAATTTGAGCTTGCAATGTCTGTCAAATTCAATAAACTACTCGCAATCTTGCGCAAGTGCGTAATTTGAATAGGAAAGAAAACTAATGAGCAACATCGAAGAACGTGTAAAGAAAATCATCATCGAGCAACTAGGTGTTAAAGAAGAAGACGTTAAATCAGCAGCATCTTTCGTTGACGATTTGGGTGCAGATTCTCTAGACACTGTTGAGTTGGTTATGGCTCTAGAAGAAGAGTTTGACACCGAGATCCCTGATGAAGAAGCTGAGAAGATCACTACTGTTCAAGCAGCGATCGATTACGTTTCTAAGAATCAGTAATCTAGAATTCTTGAAAACAGGCGGCATTATTGCCGCCTGTTTTTGTTTGTAAAAGCCGCTGGTTGATTTTACGTTTTATCTTCGCATTTCCAATATTTACTCACCTCGGTAAGTATTACTCCAACCAGAACTGGCAGATACCCATTGAATACACACATCACATTGATTGGGTATAGGTATTGGTAGTTCCATTTCTTTGAAGCTATCATCATTATTTATTTTTAAAGTAAAAAGGTGACCGCGTGTCTAAACGTCGAGTAGTCATAACGGGCTTAGGCTTAGTCAGCCCTGTGGGAAATACAGTAGATTCTTCTTGGAAAGCTTTGGTTTCAGGTAAGAGTGGTATCGCGCCAATAACTAAATTTGATGCTAGCGAGTTTACGACTCGTTTTAGCGGTTCTGTTAAAGACTTTGATGTCGAGCAGTACATGTCGCGTAAAGACGCGCGTAAGATGGACTTGTTTATTCAATATGGCATGGCTGCAGGAATTCAAGCCGTGGAAGACTCAGGTCTTGAGATGGATAAGCTTGACCCTGCACGTGTTGGTACGGCTATTGGTGCTGGTATGGGTGGCTTGCCGTTAATTGAGCAGAACCATTCAGCGCTTTTAAAAGGGGGGCCACGTAAGGTTTCTCCTTTCTTTGTGCCGAGCACCATTATTAACATGATATCTGGCCACCTTTCTATCAAATACGGTATGACAGGCCCAAATTTTGCTGTGACAACGGCTTGTACTACTGGCGTGCATAATATTGGTTTCGCGGCGCGCACGATTGCCTACGGTGATGCCGACGTGATGGTTGCCGGTGGTGCAGAAGATGCGACTTGCCCATTAGCCGTGGCAGGCTTTGGCTCTGCAAAGGCGCTTTCAACACGTAATGACGACCCACAAGCCGCCAGTCGCCCTTGGGATAAAGATCGCGATGGTTTTGTTATCGGTGATGGCGCAGGTGTGATGGTCGTAGAAGAGTACGAACATGCTAAGGCGCGTGGAGCGACAATTTATGCTGAGCTTGTCGGTTTCGGCATGAGTGGCGATGCATTCCATATGACTTCACCACCAAGTGATGGTGCTGGCGCGGCTGCGGCAATGGTTAATGCTATCAATGATGCCAAAGTTGCAAATGAGTCGATTGGCTATATTAACGCACATGGCACCTCAACACCGGCAGGCGATAAAGCTGAAGCCGCTGCGGTTAAGTCGGTGTTTGGTGATCACGCTTATGATCTATTGGTTAGCTCGACAAAATCTATGACTGGGCACTTACTCGGCGCCGCAGGTTCTGTTGAAGCTATTATTACTATTTTAGCGTTAAGAGATCAGGTTGTTCCACCAACGCTTAACTTAGATAATCCTGATGAAGGTTGTGACTTGGACTTTGTTGCTCACACTGCGCGAGATTATAAGTTCGAATATGGACTATGTAACTCATTTGGTTTTGGTGGCACCAACGGCTCACTACTTTTCAAAAAAGTGTAGTCTGTTTAGGTAATCAAAAAAAGCGCCTCAGGGCGCTTTTTTTATATCTAGAAGGTTCCCAATCTCGGCTACCCAACATAAGCAAGAAACACGACTCTTTTGATTTTATATTTGAGTTGATTCACAAAATGTAGAGCAAATATTAAAAGAATATGTCGACAAGATTAACCTTGGTTAATGTGAGAATAAGCCGCTAGAATTCAGATCTCAATAGGCAGATACTGCTGAACTCAGCTCACGCAGATGAGCTCAACGCAGATCATACCTAAGGGACACGAAAAGTGCTTAATCCAATTGTTATTCCTATCATGCCAATTC comes from the Shewanella halifaxensis HAW-EB4 genome and includes:
- the fabG gene encoding 3-oxoacyl-ACP reductase FabG, producing the protein MSISFDLTGKVALVTGASRGIGRAVAETLVSAGAVVIGTATSERGAEAIQAYLGDKGHGLVLNVTDADSVKALFETIKATAGDVDILVNNAGITRDNLLMRMKDDEWQDIIDTNLTSIFRTSKAVMRPMMKKRHGRIINIGSVVGTMGNAGQTNYSAAKAGLIGFTKSLAREVASRQITVNAIAPGFIQTDMTDELTEDQQQAIMSQVPMERLGQAQEIAHAVLFLASDSAAYITGETLHVNGGMYMV
- the acpP gene encoding acyl carrier protein; translated protein: MSNIEERVKKIIIEQLGVKEEDVKSAASFVDDLGADSLDTVELVMALEEEFDTEIPDEEAEKITTVQAAIDYVSKNQ
- the fabF gene encoding beta-ketoacyl-ACP synthase II — its product is MSKRRVVITGLGLVSPVGNTVDSSWKALVSGKSGIAPITKFDASEFTTRFSGSVKDFDVEQYMSRKDARKMDLFIQYGMAAGIQAVEDSGLEMDKLDPARVGTAIGAGMGGLPLIEQNHSALLKGGPRKVSPFFVPSTIINMISGHLSIKYGMTGPNFAVTTACTTGVHNIGFAARTIAYGDADVMVAGGAEDATCPLAVAGFGSAKALSTRNDDPQAASRPWDKDRDGFVIGDGAGVMVVEEYEHAKARGATIYAELVGFGMSGDAFHMTSPPSDGAGAAAAMVNAINDAKVANESIGYINAHGTSTPAGDKAEAAAVKSVFGDHAYDLLVSSTKSMTGHLLGAAGSVEAIITILALRDQVVPPTLNLDNPDEGCDLDFVAHTARDYKFEYGLCNSFGFGGTNGSLLFKKV
- the fabD gene encoding ACP S-malonyltransferase, yielding MENTAFVFPGQGSQALGMLAELAQNNAIITETFAQASSTLGYDLWELVQQGPVETLNETDKTQPALLAASVAVYRAYLASGKAMPSVMAGHSLGEYSALVCAGVIDFEAAIKLVELRGQLMQQAVPAGTGAMFAIIGLDNDAIAKACEEASEGDVVSPVNYNSPGQVVIAGEKAAVERAAALCKANGAKMAVALPVSVPSHCQLMKPAADKLAVALESIEFSEPSVKVINNVDVASPTSAAEIKDALVRQLYCPVRWSETVELMASEGVTNLFEMGPGKVLTGLTKRINRSLSAQAVNDVASLTALTE
- the plsX gene encoding phosphate acyltransferase PlsX gives rise to the protein MTNLTLALDAMGGDFGPRITVPATLQALRLNPLLKIVLVGDKSQIDEHLVSAEPAIKNRIEIKHTTEVVAMSDRPVHALRNRKQSSMRLAIELVRDGKAQACLSAGNTGALMAMSKVLLKTLPGIDRPALVTCLPAVNNTPVYLLDLGANISCDSETLFQFAVMGSVLSETVDKTASPKVALLNVGIEEIKGNDQVQQAGQLLQQIPQINYTGFIEGDEIYSGNVDVIVCDGFVGNITLKTSEGIARLLVHQLKKALGQGFFVRLLAKIIAPRIRSLLNQMNPDHYNGASLIGLRGIVVKSHGCADEAAFLQAITLAVTEAQRRLPQMIEDRLESILLDINS
- a CDS encoding beta-ketoacyl-ACP synthase III produces the protein MHTKILGTGSYLPVQVRSNLDLEKMVETTDQWIVERTGISERRIAAADETVATMGYQAALKAIEMAGIEASEIDMIVCGTTSASNAFPAAACEIQAMLGIHTIPAFDIAAACSGFVYALSIADQYVKSGAAKNVLVIGADVLSRLCEPEDRSTIILFGDGAGAAVVGASTEPGIISTHIFADGRQGDLLKCSIPPRKGETSEAVGYMTMKGNDVFKVAVTQLSHVVTETLRHNNIDKSEIDWLVPHQANFRIIKATAKKLDMSLDKVVLTLAKHGNTSAASVPIALDEAVRDGRIQRGQMLLLEAFGAGFAWGSALVRF